In Paenibacillus sp. G2S3, a single window of DNA contains:
- a CDS encoding ketoacyl-ACP synthase III: MTGAKITAIGTYVPAKRLTNADLEQMVDTDNEWIVGRTGIRERRISRQDEYTSDLCVSAVQDLMKRYGKSVEDVDMVLVATSTPDFSFPSVASLIQDRLNIPQTAGAIDLSAACAGFVYALHTAHSYVASGMHRKVLVIGADTISKITDYTDRSTCILFGDGAGAVLVESDKQSTGFLGFQLASDGSGAHHVYRTGLAHTVNNIELVDTQMLVQNGREVFRWAVRTVPLGVQQLLEKAEVGLKQVDWFIPHSANMRMIEPICERLNYPMEQVLHSLVNFGNTSAATIPLALDLGIREGKVKNGHKILMYGFGAGLTQAGQLVELNLDELVGEPTLL; this comes from the coding sequence ATGACAGGTGCAAAAATTACAGCTATCGGAACTTATGTCCCGGCTAAAAGACTGACCAATGCCGATCTTGAGCAGATGGTGGATACTGATAATGAGTGGATTGTGGGGCGTACTGGAATTCGTGAACGCAGAATTAGTCGGCAGGATGAATACACAAGCGATTTATGTGTATCGGCAGTACAGGATCTAATGAAACGTTATGGAAAAAGCGTTGAGGATGTGGATATGGTCCTTGTAGCTACTAGTACACCTGATTTTTCCTTTCCCTCAGTAGCTTCTTTGATTCAAGACCGCTTAAATATTCCGCAGACTGCAGGAGCTATAGATTTGAGCGCAGCCTGTGCAGGTTTTGTATATGCGCTTCATACAGCTCATAGCTATGTTGCTTCAGGGATGCACCGTAAGGTTCTAGTGATTGGTGCGGATACGATCTCCAAGATTACAGATTATACTGATCGCAGTACATGTATCCTTTTTGGTGATGGGGCCGGTGCAGTGCTTGTGGAGAGTGATAAGCAATCGACGGGATTTTTAGGCTTTCAGCTAGCTAGTGATGGCAGCGGCGCGCATCATGTGTATCGCACGGGTCTAGCCCATACGGTGAATAATATTGAACTGGTAGATACACAGATGCTCGTACAGAACGGACGCGAGGTGTTTCGCTGGGCGGTCAGAACTGTTCCTCTCGGTGTACAGCAGCTGCTTGAAAAAGCAGAAGTAGGCCTGAAGCAAGTCGATTGGTTTATTCCACACAGCGCAAATATGCGAATGATTGAGCCGATTTGCGAACGCTTGAACTATCCAATGGAGCAAGTGCTGCATAGTCTTGTGAATTTTGGCAATACTTCTGCCGCAACGATTCCCTTGGCTCTTGATTTGGGCATTCGTGAAGGCAAAGTAAAGAACGGGCACAAGATTCTGATGTATGGCTTTGGTGCGGGGCTGACGCAGGCGGGCCAACTGGTGGAGCTGAACTTGGATGAACTAGTAGGGGAGCCAACGTTATTGTGA
- a CDS encoding MATE family efflux transporter: protein MKKERQGFGLWVLAWPIFIEVILQTLLGTVDTLMVSRISDDAVAVVGISNQLFGALTTLFTTFAGGAGILIAQRMGSKRFSEARTIAIMGVSVSLILGIVVSIILFFYAGPIAGILNISPELLSLSNIYISYVGGGLFLVGMIASLGTAIRNTGNTRGPMYTGIIINVIHIILNYIFIFGMFGLPQLGLAGIAISSIISRLVGVIMLYSMFRGSFEIKIRLRDFRIFNGKLFKEIIKIAWPLGINSSCWVFSQLIVYSFLAALGAEALAARTYLNTLESFCFTLGYAIALAGQIQIAHLFGAGKLKEAYRSAYRTLYIGLAIVTANMLLLFLFGRNLLGYFTSDPRIIAIGISLLALNLLLQPCKMLNMGMGNALNAIGDTRYTMYTSIVSMSIIGVGCSYWFGISLGWGLTGIYCCMIADEFVRGMLVLMRWRGRKVLRQADIGLSEENASLHGAGKRSASLTT from the coding sequence GTGAAAAAAGAAAGACAGGGCTTTGGACTATGGGTATTGGCTTGGCCTATATTTATAGAGGTGATTCTACAGACCCTGCTAGGTACGGTGGATACGCTCATGGTCAGCCGTATTTCTGACGATGCAGTTGCCGTAGTCGGCATTTCCAATCAATTGTTCGGTGCGTTGACCACACTTTTTACCACCTTTGCAGGTGGGGCAGGTATCCTGATCGCGCAAAGAATGGGTTCAAAACGTTTCAGCGAAGCGCGTACGATTGCAATTATGGGCGTATCGGTTAGTCTGATCCTTGGTATTGTCGTGAGTATCATCCTGTTCTTCTATGCGGGTCCAATAGCGGGGATTCTAAATATATCGCCTGAGCTATTATCACTGTCCAATATCTATATCTCGTATGTCGGCGGCGGTCTGTTTTTGGTAGGGATGATTGCTTCCCTTGGTACAGCGATTCGTAATACAGGGAACACCAGAGGACCAATGTACACAGGGATCATCATAAATGTCATCCACATTATTCTGAACTATATTTTTATATTCGGGATGTTCGGTCTGCCACAGCTAGGGCTTGCGGGAATTGCGATCTCAAGTATTATCAGTAGACTGGTCGGAGTGATCATGCTGTATAGCATGTTTAGAGGTTCGTTCGAGATTAAGATTAGACTTAGAGATTTTCGTATATTCAACGGTAAGTTATTCAAGGAAATTATAAAGATTGCTTGGCCACTTGGAATTAATTCTTCCTGCTGGGTGTTCTCGCAGCTGATTGTTTATTCCTTTCTAGCCGCACTGGGAGCTGAAGCGTTAGCCGCACGGACTTATCTTAATACCTTAGAGTCCTTTTGCTTCACGTTAGGATATGCAATCGCGCTAGCCGGACAGATACAGATTGCGCATTTGTTCGGGGCAGGCAAACTGAAAGAGGCCTATCGTAGTGCATATCGAACACTGTATATCGGCTTGGCCATTGTAACAGCGAACATGTTACTGCTATTTCTTTTCGGCAGGAATCTGCTAGGTTATTTCACTTCTGACCCGCGGATTATTGCGATTGGGATTTCCCTATTGGCCCTAAATCTCCTACTGCAACCTTGCAAAATGCTGAACATGGGCATGGGTAATGCGCTGAACGCCATCGGCGATACCCGTTATACGATGTATACTTCTATCGTGTCTATGTCCATTATTGGAGTGGGATGTTCTTACTGGTTTGGAATCAGCTTAGGCTGGGGGCTCACGGGGATCTACTGCTGTATGATTGCTGATGAATTTGTGCGGGGGATGCTTGTTCTAATGCGCTGGAGAGGGAGAAAAGTTCTCCGTCAGGCGGATATCGGCTTGAGTGAAGAGAATGCCTCACTACATGGAGCCGGGAAAAGAAGCGCTTCGTTAACTACATGA
- a CDS encoding AraC family transcriptional regulator: protein MNIFNFTVPPMLYYIVSGLHSFSPGHYHMSRHNIKVFDLLVVKQGCLYMNEGGLTFQIRAGQALLLRPDSHHFSTDSCKEPTSYYWLHFQTVGDWTLSEATATAPETEHTRAEHPLHSDEFNIRTFTLQLPQYTTLLQPSKMEELLSQLNQLAPNSHLSDTPFQQQLLFQEVLQQLSASLSQERPSPSKICAEQAASYLRSHFREHITAQQLGENLNFHPVYIARCMKKEYGCAPMDYLLHYRIQQSKLLLMQTSYTIARIAEEVGFNQAPYFSFSFVRIEGTTPREFRQRFS, encoded by the coding sequence ATGAACATTTTTAATTTTACCGTCCCGCCAATGCTCTACTATATCGTAAGTGGATTGCACTCCTTCTCACCCGGTCATTACCACATGAGCCGTCACAATATCAAGGTGTTTGACTTGCTTGTAGTCAAGCAGGGTTGCCTATATATGAATGAAGGAGGTCTCACCTTTCAGATTAGAGCAGGTCAGGCACTGCTTCTTCGCCCAGATAGTCATCATTTCAGTACAGACAGCTGTAAAGAGCCCACCTCTTATTACTGGCTTCATTTTCAGACAGTGGGCGATTGGACTCTCTCCGAGGCTACGGCTACAGCACCAGAGACAGAACACACCAGAGCGGAGCATCCTCTTCATTCTGACGAATTTAATATACGCACTTTTACCTTACAGCTGCCCCAATATACCACTTTGCTACAACCGTCCAAGATGGAAGAACTGCTCTCGCAGCTGAATCAACTAGCGCCTAATTCCCATTTGAGCGATACTCCATTTCAGCAGCAGTTGCTATTCCAAGAGGTTCTTCAGCAATTATCCGCCTCTCTGAGCCAAGAGCGTCCCTCTCCCTCGAAAATATGTGCGGAGCAAGCTGCCTCCTATCTGCGCAGTCATTTTCGCGAGCACATCACAGCACAGCAGCTTGGGGAGAACCTGAACTTTCACCCTGTATATATCGCTCGCTGCATGAAAAAGGAGTATGGCTGTGCACCCATGGATTACCTACTGCACTACCGGATTCAGCAGAGTAAACTGTTACTGATGCAGACTAGTTATACGATTGCCCGGATCGCCGAGGAGGTCGGTTTCAATCAGGCACCTTATTTCAGCTTCAGCTTCGTCCGTATTGAGGGGACCACTCCACGGGAATTCCGCCAACGTTTCTCGTAA
- a CDS encoding LamG-like jellyroll fold domain-containing protein: MFRKGRKFVALLLALTVICSTMPNITPVFAAEESEILSVDQPTTSVPTGRYEEAQTIHLTTATQNADIYYTLDGTLPDVHSLKYNGPISISKTTNLSAITIKDGVASKGVTFSYIIKTKEKPLLQFVAMSDVHVGSHASADARYTQFFDTIGSIFPNPDAILVVGDMINDNGNDKPNDHVMVREIFEQNLARKQWNNTQIRMAIGNHDSTVAKVNEHYPVDWFTSQPNGYYESEIGGYHFLFLNGNNYNSDTGQRNWLRGRLAELTADPKNQNTPIFVNVHQPISNTVMDGQQASNPNLYSDLKDYPQVITFSGHSHLNISDDRSIYQKDFTSVNLGSMSYIESDRGYSQVTKKGLEGRFEFPVSQADFIEVYADRVEVDRIAFNADPGDIYTDGKWTAEPQPPFNSAGSVAGDKWVIQLKGSTNEAIKSNFKYTTANRNKVAPVFSSELDITNQDKIPLLSFKQAKDDQSMHHYEINVIDKRSGVSSKSVNVFSDYYFSPIPNVMNIPLEGLAPQTSYIVQVTAVDAYGNRSATLEQSFTAGNEAPELTPIDPSTMWKDLVVDMKLDGNLSDDAKDVTGLASLAGNVTYVDGKSNKAAIIAAGNSNYIDLGKRDDLKFGAGIFTVSFWHKGNLSGDQTILSNKNWNSGGNLGWYIGPASTNGMTLNISDGTKRADITASSVGTEWHLFTITADRTNNLAKVYVDGTEKASGSIASLGTQSVDTTFNTLIGVDGNKGNGGATITIDDLRIWKRSLTATENKALSDSYKGVQLFTFEQLTTLIHDAASFQKNSDKVSGVSYPKDQLDELANQLQKARQLTASNSPTEIDLAYVELQWVYKKIQQAAIYSFISKNAFTINSFSSYADNENANAANILDNDTATIWHSKWQEPVASFPHWVIIDMKGSKNLTGIGRTSRLSQTALEFPKDFELYASDQLSDLTDPAYLSNPANKASGTFQKTWKGTSYQDFNMLDKAIQGRYVKFVVTSTYNPTALFTSMSEIDFTGSSVLSADTLLQMSFENNLEDQSVNAIPATPVKDPQFVKGRVGQALSIDSKSSALQYVDLGKPASLQFGKDKNFSFAFWVKSPSVSGDPAILSNKNWDSGANVGYALALKGSALQWNFNTSGESRADAQIPNVVDGTWHHIAISHDRASGRVDFYKDGVPVNVTKVNGTNYQGIASTMTIAGRTGTLDTGLSTMIGNDGTGNYSNALQVQLDELHMYGRTLTAQEVSNMYNSAPPLASIEDFSGSLNLIGAKHTVQGTQFRYNLDLRTPDMTTKVDKAVVEIAYDSEQFEFVSASRATKTDVSTPGIVRLELPGGNVYNIENPLEYAKSRISELKFNTLGASGQGIIEVKHADFYTGSTKLTIKAFESAPAVIQIHAKVSEDLNADGYVTIGDLALAQDISDKELADIAAQAQYQPYKRVIVIGIDGGGIAVSKDAPYWETPSAKKEKVGDRLQIPAIRNIIEHGAISYTAKTTLPSSSSPNWGSMINGVGYEKHGLYNDDTAAYTYSESWDYPTVFKKIREALPATKQTVFSTWSNIVQGHIEPSVGVEGYSLGDEADVAAFTQYAASGKAKDTSLIFFQLDDMDGAGHGDGFYTKSYYEQIKKTDKNIQTIYDALKNNHLLEDTLILMLPDHGGGKENADGTLGMATSHGQDEPLATTIFFAANGRTVATEAGKEKLLQGGNTRDLAATVLTALGLNPTIGDSHVIDGMFIPQTEQKQPGAADLQFTKLVDAATQKVNGYEVSINNATSDVTAIDLNVDSSNLNFSSIEPAQPGVKIVRKETVNGVTRIILTSTNGIQADAPILKLRVSPQEKATAVQITQAMIADAKGHETMPNLTTATKEVQISQATLVDLQVNGQSLIGFTPDQMNYAIRVPNNVSVAEITYKVADPLLSVHVIGGKSLQVGENLVEVHVQAPDGSSNVYTIIVIRESESLPNQILLSDLRMDGETLPAFAPSTLNYNVTVPYSTSVTDITYTAYDPTSVVKITGSGALEVGRNVVKVTVTAQDELLNIYTIIITRQPEAESSSNADLVDLRVNGTTVRGFTSGQYNYEMTVPYTTTVTRVTYTLADPMATVSITGSGDLYVGTNMITVTVTAQDGTKQIYTITVMRENDTPTTPPTSGGNPGLNVTLPVVVKPELPTGAVVIPDELLTKSAEGNIILQLQADKNQVMIPIDQLDQIGNRDLEIQVNGVRAVMSSKVLNELRKLLPSTAKTATIILKMEAIQSNHLTIAPPYLRVGDIMDFSLIMSDESGNNYSLKQFPVPVKITLPILNGNNPALAGIYRIEENGGFTYLGGTMNPSKTSLTVDLSHFSQYVVLSLQSSYRDVPESHWAYKTIQELSAKQIVKGQSDSMFNPSGSITRAEYAALLSRALSLTASRSTSFQDVVAGSWYEEGVNATFEAGIILGVSEDRFEPNQQITHEEMAAMLVRAFAYRTGVKPEAGSFHPTNDSSKVSFWAVTYVQGALEAKLLSGHQEGNFLPQSMTTRAEAAQSISNLLAKF; encoded by the coding sequence TTGTTCAGAAAAGGTAGGAAATTTGTTGCATTATTACTGGCACTCACAGTGATTTGTTCTACGATGCCGAATATCACCCCTGTGTTTGCAGCTGAAGAATCTGAGATTCTATCTGTAGATCAACCAACGACTTCTGTACCCACCGGCCGATATGAAGAAGCGCAGACGATCCACCTCACAACTGCAACGCAGAATGCTGACATTTACTATACACTCGACGGCACACTTCCGGATGTTCATAGTTTGAAATATAACGGGCCGATCTCGATTTCCAAAACAACGAATTTGTCTGCCATTACGATCAAGGATGGTGTAGCTAGTAAAGGAGTAACCTTCTCTTATATCATCAAAACCAAAGAAAAGCCATTGCTCCAGTTTGTAGCGATGTCTGACGTACATGTAGGCTCACATGCTTCAGCAGATGCACGTTACACCCAATTCTTTGATACCATAGGGTCGATTTTCCCGAACCCGGATGCGATACTCGTCGTTGGTGATATGATTAATGATAATGGGAACGACAAACCCAATGATCATGTGATGGTTCGGGAAATTTTTGAGCAAAATTTAGCTAGAAAGCAGTGGAATAACACTCAGATCCGAATGGCTATAGGTAACCACGATTCCACCGTTGCTAAAGTCAACGAACATTATCCTGTGGACTGGTTCACAAGCCAGCCGAATGGCTATTATGAATCTGAAATCGGTGGCTATCATTTCTTATTTTTAAACGGGAACAACTACAACTCAGATACAGGCCAGCGTAATTGGCTAAGGGGTAGACTTGCAGAGCTCACAGCTGATCCGAAAAATCAGAATACTCCCATATTCGTGAATGTACACCAACCTATATCGAATACGGTAATGGATGGGCAGCAGGCATCGAATCCTAATCTTTATTCCGATCTCAAAGACTATCCTCAAGTGATTACCTTCTCAGGACACTCCCATCTGAATATTAGTGATGATCGCTCCATCTACCAGAAGGATTTTACTTCGGTCAACCTCGGCTCCATGTCTTACATTGAATCCGATCGCGGGTACTCCCAAGTGACTAAGAAGGGACTTGAAGGACGTTTTGAATTTCCTGTGAGTCAGGCCGACTTCATTGAGGTGTATGCGGATCGGGTTGAAGTGGATCGGATTGCGTTTAACGCAGATCCTGGAGATATCTACACAGACGGCAAATGGACGGCTGAGCCGCAGCCTCCATTCAACAGTGCGGGTTCAGTTGCTGGAGACAAGTGGGTCATTCAGCTAAAAGGCTCGACGAATGAAGCGATTAAGAGCAATTTCAAGTACACGACGGCCAACCGTAATAAGGTTGCTCCTGTATTTAGTAGTGAACTCGACATAACGAATCAGGATAAGATACCTTTACTTTCCTTTAAGCAAGCGAAAGATGATCAATCTATGCATCATTATGAGATTAATGTCATCGATAAAAGATCTGGAGTCAGCAGCAAATCAGTAAATGTATTCTCTGACTACTATTTTTCCCCGATTCCGAATGTAATGAATATTCCACTCGAAGGACTTGCACCTCAAACTTCGTACATTGTTCAAGTGACGGCTGTTGATGCCTACGGGAATCGCTCTGCAACGCTAGAGCAATCGTTTACAGCCGGCAATGAAGCACCTGAACTGACACCAATTGATCCATCGACCATGTGGAAAGATCTAGTTGTCGATATGAAATTGGATGGAAACCTATCTGATGATGCTAAAGACGTGACAGGGCTTGCAAGTCTCGCAGGCAATGTAACGTATGTCGATGGTAAATCCAATAAAGCCGCGATCATTGCAGCGGGCAATAGTAATTATATTGATTTGGGAAAACGAGATGATTTGAAATTCGGAGCAGGAATCTTCACCGTGTCTTTCTGGCACAAAGGCAATCTTTCCGGAGATCAGACTATCCTTTCCAATAAGAACTGGAATAGTGGCGGTAACCTAGGCTGGTATATTGGACCTGCCTCCACCAATGGCATGACCTTAAATATCAGTGATGGAACGAAAAGAGCGGATATTACAGCATCAAGTGTCGGAACGGAGTGGCATCTCTTTACCATTACAGCGGACAGAACAAACAACTTAGCAAAAGTTTATGTAGATGGGACGGAGAAGGCATCGGGGAGTATTGCCTCGCTTGGTACTCAAAGTGTAGATACAACCTTTAACACGCTGATTGGTGTGGATGGCAACAAAGGAAATGGCGGAGCAACGATTACCATAGATGATCTGAGAATCTGGAAGAGATCGCTCACAGCTACGGAAAACAAAGCATTGTCGGATTCCTATAAGGGTGTTCAGCTCTTTACCTTTGAACAGCTCACCACATTAATTCATGATGCTGCTTCCTTCCAAAAGAACAGCGATAAAGTCAGTGGTGTATCTTACCCGAAAGACCAACTGGACGAGCTTGCGAACCAACTTCAGAAAGCCAGACAACTGACGGCAAGTAATAGCCCAACCGAAATTGACCTTGCTTATGTCGAGCTTCAGTGGGTCTATAAAAAAATACAACAGGCAGCAATATATTCCTTTATTTCTAAGAACGCATTCACTATCAACTCCTTTAGTTCTTATGCGGACAATGAAAATGCCAATGCTGCGAACATCCTAGATAACGATACGGCTACGATTTGGCATTCCAAATGGCAGGAGCCTGTCGCTTCATTTCCACATTGGGTGATTATCGACATGAAGGGCAGTAAGAACTTAACTGGTATTGGGCGCACTAGCCGCTTAAGTCAGACGGCTCTGGAATTTCCAAAGGATTTTGAACTCTACGCCTCGGATCAATTATCGGATTTGACCGATCCGGCGTACCTGAGCAATCCGGCGAATAAAGCGAGCGGCACATTCCAGAAAACCTGGAAAGGCACGAGCTATCAAGATTTCAATATGCTGGATAAAGCGATACAAGGTAGATATGTGAAATTTGTTGTCACGAGCACCTATAACCCAACCGCTTTATTCACCAGTATGAGTGAAATCGATTTTACCGGTAGCTCAGTGCTCTCTGCGGATACACTTCTACAGATGTCCTTCGAGAATAATTTGGAGGATCAATCTGTAAATGCTATACCGGCAACACCGGTTAAAGATCCACAGTTCGTGAAAGGTCGCGTCGGACAAGCCTTGAGTATCGATTCCAAGAGCTCAGCGCTGCAATATGTTGATCTTGGCAAGCCAGCAAGTCTGCAATTCGGCAAGGACAAGAATTTCTCGTTCGCATTCTGGGTTAAATCGCCTTCTGTCTCAGGAGACCCTGCGATTCTATCCAACAAAAATTGGGATTCCGGTGCAAATGTAGGTTATGCCTTAGCGCTGAAGGGAAGTGCACTCCAATGGAACTTTAATACATCCGGCGAATCGCGTGCAGATGCCCAAATTCCAAATGTTGTAGACGGCACCTGGCATCATATCGCCATATCGCATGATCGTGCTTCAGGGCGAGTTGATTTTTATAAAGATGGTGTTCCTGTTAATGTGACCAAAGTCAATGGCACGAACTATCAGGGAATCGCTAGCACTATGACCATTGCAGGTCGGACAGGTACCCTGGATACCGGATTGTCAACCATGATCGGCAATGATGGTACAGGCAATTACAGCAACGCGCTGCAAGTACAGCTTGATGAGCTTCATATGTATGGAAGAACATTAACTGCGCAGGAAGTTTCTAATATGTATAATAGTGCTCCGCCGCTCGCTTCTATTGAGGATTTTTCAGGATCATTAAATCTGATTGGAGCTAAGCATACGGTTCAAGGTACGCAATTCCGATATAACCTAGATCTGCGTACACCTGACATGACGACTAAAGTGGACAAAGCTGTCGTTGAGATTGCCTATGATTCAGAACAGTTCGAATTTGTCAGCGCCTCGCGCGCAACGAAGACAGACGTTTCGACCCCTGGTATCGTTAGACTAGAACTACCAGGAGGTAATGTCTATAACATCGAGAATCCGCTGGAGTATGCAAAGTCCAGAATCTCGGAGCTCAAATTCAATACGCTTGGTGCTTCCGGCCAAGGCATCATTGAAGTTAAGCATGCGGATTTCTATACTGGATCAACAAAACTAACGATTAAGGCATTTGAATCGGCGCCTGCCGTTATTCAGATCCATGCTAAAGTTTCCGAAGATCTTAATGCAGATGGTTATGTTACGATAGGTGACCTTGCACTTGCGCAAGATATTTCAGATAAAGAGTTAGCAGATATAGCTGCCCAAGCCCAATACCAACCTTATAAACGTGTAATTGTTATCGGGATTGATGGTGGGGGTATAGCGGTCTCCAAGGATGCTCCTTATTGGGAGACGCCTAGCGCCAAGAAAGAAAAGGTAGGCGATCGCCTGCAAATTCCAGCCATTCGGAATATTATCGAGCATGGAGCTATTAGCTATACGGCTAAAACTACATTACCTTCCAGCTCATCTCCAAACTGGGGCTCGATGATCAATGGTGTTGGTTATGAAAAGCATGGTCTATATAATGACGATACCGCAGCCTACACATACAGTGAATCATGGGACTACCCAACGGTATTCAAAAAAATTAGGGAGGCATTGCCTGCTACTAAACAAACGGTATTCTCCACCTGGAGCAACATCGTTCAGGGGCATATTGAACCTTCTGTTGGTGTCGAAGGTTATTCCCTAGGAGATGAAGCTGATGTAGCGGCGTTCACGCAATACGCAGCTAGCGGCAAAGCGAAAGATACCTCGTTAATCTTCTTCCAATTGGATGATATGGATGGAGCGGGCCACGGTGATGGATTCTATACGAAGTCGTATTATGAGCAAATAAAGAAGACGGATAAGAACATCCAGACCATTTATGATGCTTTAAAGAACAATCATTTGTTGGAAGACACGCTCATACTCATGCTACCTGACCATGGTGGGGGTAAAGAGAATGCAGACGGAACTTTGGGCATGGCAACAAGTCATGGGCAAGATGAGCCCCTTGCCACCACAATCTTCTTCGCGGCGAATGGTAGAACTGTAGCCACTGAAGCAGGGAAGGAAAAATTGTTGCAAGGTGGGAATACGAGAGATTTGGCTGCAACGGTTCTAACTGCACTTGGCTTGAATCCAACGATTGGAGATTCTCATGTCATTGACGGTATGTTCATACCGCAGACTGAACAGAAACAACCAGGTGCTGCAGACTTGCAATTCACGAAATTAGTTGATGCTGCTACGCAAAAGGTTAACGGTTATGAAGTATCGATCAACAATGCGACTTCAGATGTGACAGCCATTGATTTGAATGTGGACTCCAGCAATCTCAACTTCTCATCGATTGAACCGGCTCAACCTGGCGTTAAGATTGTGCGCAAGGAGACGGTTAATGGAGTAACAAGAATCATTCTAACCTCAACGAATGGCATTCAAGCTGATGCTCCGATTCTTAAGCTACGAGTATCACCACAAGAAAAGGCTACTGCTGTACAAATTACGCAAGCGATGATTGCAGATGCGAAAGGGCATGAAACGATGCCGAATTTGACCACTGCAACTAAAGAAGTACAGATCTCTCAGGCAACACTAGTAGATCTTCAGGTAAACGGTCAATCGTTGATCGGCTTCACACCGGATCAAATGAACTATGCGATTCGTGTACCGAATAATGTTTCGGTCGCAGAGATCACTTATAAGGTAGCAGATCCTTTGCTAAGCGTTCATGTCATAGGTGGTAAATCTCTGCAAGTAGGCGAGAATCTGGTGGAAGTGCATGTCCAAGCTCCAGACGGCAGCTCGAATGTGTATACCATTATCGTCATCCGTGAGTCAGAATCCTTACCTAACCAAATTCTGCTGTCCGATCTACGAATGGATGGGGAAACTCTGCCAGCTTTTGCACCTAGTACGTTGAACTATAACGTAACGGTTCCCTATAGTACGTCGGTAACGGATATTACCTATACGGCATACGATCCGACTAGCGTAGTTAAGATTACGGGTAGTGGAGCCCTTGAGGTTGGTAGGAACGTCGTGAAGGTTACCGTGACCGCTCAAGACGAATTACTAAATATTTATACGATCATCATTACGCGTCAGCCTGAAGCGGAGTCTTCAAGCAATGCAGATTTGGTAGATCTTCGTGTTAACGGAACTACGGTGCGTGGATTTACCTCTGGGCAATACAACTATGAAATGACTGTACCTTACACTACAACCGTTACGCGAGTAACCTATACATTAGCAGATCCTATGGCTACCGTATCGATAACAGGTAGTGGAGATTTATATGTCGGCACTAATATGATCACCGTAACTGTGACAGCTCAAGATGGGACCAAGCAGATCTACACAATTACTGTTATGCGTGAAAATGATACGCCGACAACACCACCAACGAGTGGGGGTAACCCGGGATTAAATGTTACGCTGCCAGTGGTGGTGAAGCCGGAGCTGCCTACAGGGGCGGTTGTTATCCCAGATGAACTCTTAACGAAGAGTGCTGAAGGAAACATCATTTTGCAGCTTCAAGCGGATAAGAATCAAGTTATGATTCCAATCGATCAACTCGATCAGATCGGCAATAGGGATCTAGAGATTCAAGTGAATGGGGTTCGTGCCGTTATGTCCTCCAAAGTATTGAATGAGCTTCGTAAGCTTCTGCCATCCACTGCGAAGACAGCAACGATAATTTTGAAGATGGAGGCCATTCAATCGAATCATCTGACGATAGCTCCACCGTATTTACGGGTTGGTGACATCATGGACTTCTCATTAATCATGTCAGATGAGTCTGGTAATAATTATTCACTGAAGCAATTCCCTGTACCTGTGAAAATAACATTACCGATTCTGAATGGAAACAATCCAGCACTGGCGGGTATTTATCGTATCGAGGAAAATGGTGGCTTTACCTATCTAGGGGGGACAATGAATCCGTCCAAAACCAGTCTTACCGTAGATTTGAGTCATTTTAGTCAATACGTTGTTCTTTCGTTACAAAGCAGCTACCGTGATGTACCTGAAAGTCAC